GTGTAAGAACTGCGGCCTGGGCTTCCCTCACCAGCAGGGTTACGAGAGCCACCTCAAGGACTGTGGACGCAAACCCCCTCCTGTGGTGAGTATGGGTTACCCCCCTAAGGACTGTTGCAATACACTGATATGTTTGTCACTGTATATGGCTCTTTGGAAGAAAAGTATTTTCATATTATTTTAGTTTAAGTTGGATTGGATAGAGAAGGGTACAAGTAGCTTTCTGTTCACTGTTGTAACTCTCTCTTTGGGCAGATGGCTCCAAAGAAACCACGGAAGGACCCCCCTGCTGCTCCTTCCAAACCCCTACCCCAGCTCGCTCCAAGGCATCTTCCTGCTCCTGTGAAGAAACCAGAGAGACAAGCGTCAGCACCACTTCCTACTCTGATGAGAATGCCAGGCTCTGCCCCTGCCAGAGTCACTATGGGAGTCCCTGCTTCTGCCCCAGTGAGAATGCCAGGCTCTGCCCCTGCCAGAGTCACTATGGGAGTCCCTGCTTCTGCCCCAGTGAGAATGCCAGGCTCTGCCCCTGCCAGAGTCACTATGGGAGTCCCTGCTTCTACCCCAGTGAGAATGCCAGACTCTGCCCCTGCTGGAGTCACAATGGGAGTCCATAACACCACCACTGTCCGCGTGGTGAGCCCTGACCAACCCACCAAGGGGCTGTGGAAGCTCAGCCTGGACAAACAGCCGCCTCCTGGGGTGTCATTGGTCATGTTTGTCCCTGCCAACACCCCTCTGGCCTCTGGCCTCTCTGGCCCATCCTCCACCCCCCAGTTCCCAGCCCTCTCAGGCACCCAGCCCCAGTGGAAGGTACTCAACCCAGCACCAAATCCAGGAGCCCCTCCTCCGGTGCTGTGCCAGTCCAGCTTCACCTCTGAGCCGGGTCTGAGCCTCATAGCAGGGGCAAACCGGCGCTACTCCTCTGATGCTCCGCTGGATCTGGCCTTAAAGACAGCTGACTACGAACAGGAGCCTGCTAATATACTACCTCTTGATCTGTCTAACAAGTTGACTTGCTCCACTCCTCCTGCTAACCTTGTAGTCAAGACTGAACCGAGAGACCCTGGGTTTGCAGACGAGACTGAGGAAGAACTATTCACAAGTTTAACAGGTGATAAAAAGGGAATAGTCTTTCAGAGTAAGAGGGAGCCAGGGGAGGATTCTAAAATTAAGGCTATGGCTCAGAAGGGGGAAAATGGAGAAGGGAGTGGAGATGACGACAGGCAAAATGACAGCAGAGATGATGGAACAGCGAAGTCTCAAATGAAGAAGGCACCAAAGCCGGGAGTCCCGTCAACACTACAGCTCCTGACCGTCAAACAGAAGAACACTGCCAAAGTGGATCCAGTGAATCAGCTGAAAATCGAGTCAGTCAGCTCTTTGCACTCCAAAATCCTTCGGGGCTTAGTCCATATAAAGCAGGAACCACTGTCTCTAGAGGCTGACAGTGGAACACAGAGATCAGACTTCTGTTCGTACAGCCCGCTGACAGCATTGAACAGGAAGATGGAGCCAGACGTGGGGCTGGACTTGAGATGGGATGGGGGCACCCCAGGCTGTGTGCTCGACTTGAGGTTGAATGGAGGGAACCCAGCCAGTTGTGATGTGGCAGAGAAAGCAGAGGAAAGGAACATGGAAGGAGACTGTGTAGAGGAGGAGCTAGAGGGTGGCGAGAAGGATGGAgcaacagaggagaggaaagcagATGAGGGTGGatcggaggagaggaaagagcagAACGATGGatcggaggagaggaaagaggagaaggcTGGATCGGAGGAGAAGGATGGAACGGAGGAGAGGAAAGTGGAGAAGgatggaacagaggagagggaagaggagaaggatggaGCGGAGGAGGATGTaacggaggagaggaaaggggaggaggatggaacggaggagaggaaggaggagaaggatggaacggaggagaggaaaggggaggaggatagaacggaggagaaggatggaacggaggagaggaaaggggaggaggatagaacggaggagaggaaaggggaggaggatagaacggaggagaaggatggaacggaggagaggaaaggggaggaggatagaacggaggagaggaaaggggaggaggatagaacggaggagaggaaggaggaggaggatagaacggaggagaggaaaggggaggaggatagaacggaggagaggaaaggggaggaggatagaacggaggagaaggatggaatggaggagaggaaaggggaggaggatggaacggaggagaggaaaggggaggaggatagaacggaggaggaggatggaacggaggagaggaaggaggagaaggatggaacggaggagaggaaggaggaggaggatggaacggaggagaaggatggaacggaggagaggaaggaggagaaggatggaacggaggagaggaaggaggaggaggatggaacggaggagaggaaggaggagaaggatggaACGGAGGAGACTGACGCACCTGTTGATGAACCCACAGCCCATAACCCAGAGACGcagctcccctcctctcccatcccctctcctccctcctcaccaccatgtaAAAGACGAAGGTCACTAAGGACAAGGGAAAAGCCTAGATCCCTACACGACTGTTTATTATAAGGGCAGTACTTTAGACAGAGTGAAAAATAAGATTTCTGACAACAATGTTAATTAGGCTGCTTTTTAATGgcccgaggaacagaggacaaCATAACCAAGCCTAATGTAAAACAATTCATACTAGGCTTGTTATGAAATCATAATAGCAACACATTTTGTGAATTAGTGGTGATTTTGATAAACCATGCCTCTACATTAATTTGCCCTCGGGATTTGGTTGCTTTCCTGTATTCCAATGATTTTTTTTGTTGGCTATTGAAGACTTGCAATGTCTATGTTTAATGTACCTGCTAGTGCTTACTGAGCTAGCTAACAATCCTTGTTGTTAGCTGGTTACTGTGTGGCAAGAGATTGAGATTAGGGTAAATAGTGGCTATTGTTTTCTATATTACAGTAGTTGCGTATGTTGGCAATAGGATCATGCACTTCTTCCAGTGTTACCGCACACCTTTCCAAACACTCCATATCTATTTGACTATACCAATATAActtatttgttttttttgttatagGTTGTCTAGTTAGTCTTCAATTGAATGTCATTGTAATTTTTGTAGTTTCTATTCTATGTAAGCTGCTGTATGGGACTTCAGTCGCCAAGGTTTCTTATTCAGGTACTGATGGGGAGTGTTTGGGAGCCAGGATTTAATGTACTGTCAACTTTCTGAGAAATGTTTCTCAACAGCTCGGTTTTTGTTTTATTTGAGTTCCATAATGGGTAAAATATGCAAGAAATATGTGCTGTCCAATTATAATGTTAAATTGACTTGTATATCTTTTTCTATCACGTTGAATGTCTTACCCCAACTTCAACTGAATGGTTGCAGTGTTTTGTAGAGTTTTAAAACATTCTGTTCTGAAATTGGGATCTTAAAGGATACAAATAAAGATCAACGTATTGGAATGGTATGGAGGGATTTTCTTGGAAAGCCTTCTTTCATTGACATATACAGAACACTCTTACTTGAGTGCTGGAGAGGAAGCAGGGAAGGCACTATGGTAAGTGTTTATCTACCTGTAAACACACTGTTATAAATcttaatataacataacatttaACCAAAGCGTTGTAATTCAAGTGTTGCGTTTTGAAATGTTAATAAATTATGCACTCGGCTAAGTAGGTCTATAATTATATAGGCCTACCTCCTCGAGACAGTTGGATAGTGCTAATGCGCACAGTAAAGAGCTCGGTTGAAGAAAAGACTACAAATCCTGTCACATGGTAAGAAAGCCCGGAAATAATTTGTAAAATCCGGCGAAGATAATAACACAGTAGGGAAATGTGGCGGGCGTAAGAATACACTACAGCTTGCAATCGATATCCCTTTCAGTGTCGATCGGAAGACCGTTGGGTTACGTAGCTCAAATTCCTTTCTCTTGCTTCGCGCAATGTAGGCTGATGAAACGGAACAGACGGCAAAAACTTCGTATAACTGTACACATTATTCTACATGGACAAAGACAAGTTCGCTGTGAGCGTAAGTATATAGGCCTGTCAATAAAATGCATATTTTGAAGAAGTGAATATGGTTGTGTAGCTTATTTGTATCCATAATAAAAAAGGAACCAAAAAGCACAGTCTtggatttaaaaaaagtattattgtaaaaaaatatataatacagTTTAAATATTTGTTAAACTGATTACTATTGCTAATGTATATGTAAGTCATAAACTAAATATTATGTTGTAGTATAAGCAATCTCATTGTTATTTTCCAATTGACACCTATCCTCTCCCTCTTCATTTCCCCCACCCAGCATGACTCGTGCTCCTGGTTGGAGATGCACCAGTTCATTGgagacctgatggtctctggggGGGCTCTGGGGCTAAAAGACGCCCCAACAGCAGCCCCAGGCTCAGCCCAGCCCAGACAGGTCCAGGCCAAGGGAGAGAGCATTAGAGAGGCTAGAGACATCAGTGGACAACAAGGTGAGTGGAGAACATTGTGGAGTAATAGGAAAGAACAGGGAATACTAAGGAAACAGATTTTGTTTTCGTAGGTAATGGCTTGTCTGGCTTTATAATAAATGTATTTTCTTGCTTTTGTCTTTCCCCCCACTTGTACACAGCTCAGCACCATACCTGCACTTGCCCTGGCTGCCCatactcctcctcatcttcctccttccAGACCATAAAGCCCAGAGGCACTGTGTCCTCACAGCCCGAGCCCAGCAGCACCTACAGCCCAGAGCTCAGTCAGCCCCAGAGTCAGGACAAGGAGACCAGCACCCAGAGCCCCAGCCCAGCCCCTACCACTCCCACTAACCAGGGTACTTCTTCACCAAGCCCCCTGCCTCAAATCCCCACCTTCCCTTGTTTCTGCTGCCGCCGGGGCTTCCAGACATGCACCCAGCTACTGCACCACCAACAGGGGGCAGCAGACTTTCCATTCTCCCAGACGCacacccactaccaccaccactgcccACTTACCACCTGCCTGCCCCTCCACCACTCCCACCCTGGCCTGGCCCCTGGCACCTTCCCCTGCCTGTCCTGCCAGCATTCCTTCCCCTCCTGCTCCCAGCTCCTCCGCCACCAGCAGGGCCACAAACCCCCCCAGAACCATGTTGGAGGGGTGACCACAGTGTCCCCCACCCTACACCCATGCATGCACTGTACAGCCTCCTTCCCCCGACCCTCTCAGCTGCTACAGCACCAGCGCACCCAGCACGCTCACAAGGCCGGCGGCTTCCTGTGCACCGAGTGCGGGCGTGCCTTCAACTCTCACTCCAACCTCCGCATCCACCTCAACGTACACACCGGCTCCCGGCCCTACTCATGCCCTGACTGCGGAAAGAGCTTCAGCCAGTCAGGAGCGTTGAAGATCCATCTGCGCATTCACACTGGGGAGAGACCCTATGCCTGTGCCTACTGTGGGAGGGGCTTCCCCCACCTGGCCGGGGTCCGGGCCCACCAAAGGACTCACACAGGTGAGAAGCCCTACCGCTGCACCCAGTGTGGGAAGTGCTTCACCCAGTCGGGGGCACTGAAGATCCACACAAGGATCCACACCGGGGAACGGCCGTTTGTGTGCAGCCTCTGTGGGAAGGGCTTCTCCAACCGCTCCGGCATCCGCTTCCACCAGCGCACTGTCCATGGGATGGTGTCGGATATGGGCGGGGGTGGAGGAGCCGGTGGGTCCCATAGGGGGAGACAGAGTCTAGACAGCTCAGCTGCTGTGGGACGCCTCAGTGCCAATCCAAACAGGATACGCAATAACCCCCATACTGACGTGAGCTCCAGCATTACTCCTGCCCCGACCAAAATCCTTTCCCCTGGGTCTCTCCTTGCTCCTCCAGGGTCAGGTCCGACTGTAACCTCAGACAAAGAGCCCCAGTTCCAGTCTAGCGGTGTGAAGATCCCCTCCAGGAGAGCAGAACCAGGCAGTAGCAGGGAAGGGAGGGCTCAGCTGTACACCTGTGAGGACTGTGGGCTGCGTTTTGGGGACGCTCCCTCCAGAAACAGACACCAAACTCTGGTGCACTACTCTACAGAAGGTGTAGAGGAGGATGACCTGGGGGACACTGagggggaggggtgagagagggaggagggagagggagagatggaagctTGATGCAGTAGATTGTTGGATCAAATCAAAGTTAATTTGTCacgtgctccgaatacaacaggtgtagaccttacagtgaaatgcttacttacaggctctaaccaatagtgtggaaaaaaaggtatgtgtgtgtgtgtgtaggtaagtaaagaaataaataaaacaacagtaaaaagacatttgaaaataagagtagcaaggctatatacagacaccggttagtcaggcttattgaggtagtatgtacatgtgggtatggttaaagtgactatgcatatatgatgaacagagagtagcagtagcgtaaaagaggggttggtgggtggtgggacacaatgccgatagcccagttagccaatgtgcgggagcactggttggtcggcccaattgaggtagtatgtacatgaatgtatagttaacgtgactatgcatataagataaaccgAGAGTAGCAGGgggagggcacacaatgcaaatagtccgggtaaccatttggttacctgttcaggagtcttatggcttggggttaaaaactgttgagaagcctttttgtcctagacttggcactccagtacatgtgccatgcggtagtagagagaacagtctatgactagggtggctgaggtctttgacaattttcagggccttcctctgacaccgcctggtgtacaggtcctggatggcaggcagcttagccccagtgatgtactgagccgtacgcactaccctctgaagtgccttgcggtcggaggccgagcaattgccgtaccaggcagtgatgcaaccggtcaggatgctctcgatgttgcagctgtagaaccttttgaggatctcaggacccatgccaaatatttttactttcctgaggaggaataggctttgtcgtgccctcttcacgactgtcttggtgtgtttggaccattctaatttgttgttgatgtggacaccaaggaatttgaagctctcaacctgctccactacagccccgtcgatgagaatggggacgtgctcggtgctccttttcctgtagtccacaatcatctccttagtcttggttacgttgagggataggttgttattctggcaccacctggccaggtttctgacctcctccctataggctgtctcatcgttgtcggtgatcaggcctaccactgttgtgtcgtcagcaaacttaatgatggtgttggagtcgtgcctggccatgcagtcgtgggtgaacagggagtacaggaggggactgagcatgcacccctggggagctccagtgttgaggatcagcgtggcagatgtgttgctacctaccctcaccacctgggtgcggcccgtcaggaagtccaggatccagttgcagagggaggtgtttagtcccaggttccttagcttagtgatgagctttgagggtactatggtgttgaacgctgagctgtagtcaatcaatagcattctcacataggtgttccttttgtccaggtgggaaagggcagtgtggagtgcaatagagattgcatcatctgtggatctgtttgggcggtatgcaaattggagtgggtctagggtttctgggataatggtgttgatatgagccattaccagcctttcaaagcacttcatggctacgaatgtaagtgctacaggtctgtagtcatttaggcaggttgcctttatgttcttgggcacagggactatggtggtctgcttgaagcatgttggtattacagactcaatcagggacatgttgaaaatatcagtgaagacacctgccagttggtcagcacatgcccggagcgcacgtcctggtaatccatctagccctgcagccttgtgaatgttgacctgtttaaaggtcttactcacgtcggctatggagagcgtgatcacacagtcatccggaacagctgatgctctcatgcatgcctcagtgttgcttgcctcgaagcgagcatagaagtgatttagctcgtctggtaggctcgtttcACTCGGCAGCTCgctgctgtgcttccctttgtagtctgtaatagtttgcaagccctgccacatccgacgagcgtcggagccggtgtagtatgattcaatcttagccccgtattgacgctttgcctgtttgatggttcgtcgcagggcatagtgggatttcttgtaagcttccgggttagagtcccgcaccctgaaagcggcagctctaccctttagctcagtgggaatgttgcctgtaatccatggcttctgtttggggtatgtacgtacagttactgtggggacgacgtcctcaatgcacttattgataaagccagtgaccgatgtggtgtactcctcaatgccatcggaagaatcccggaacatgttccagtttgtgatagcaaaacagtcctgcagtttagcatctgcttcatctgaccattttttttatagaccgagtcactggtgcttcctgctttttaatttttgcttgtaagcaggaatcaggatgatagagttgtgttcggatttgccaaatggagggcgagggagagctttgtacgcgtctctgtgtgtggagtacagttGATCTACAATttctttcccctctggttgcacatttaacatgttgatagagatttggtagaactgatttaagtttccctgcattaaagtctccggccactaggagcaccgcctctgggttagtggtttcctgtttgcttatttccttacacagctggctgagtgcggtcttagtgccggcatctgtctgtggtggtaaataaacagccatgaaaagtatagctgagaaatctctaggcaagtagtgtggcctgcaatttatcacaatatactctacttcaggcgagcaaaatctagagacttccttagattccgtgcaccagctgttgtttgcaaatatgcacagaccgtgAGAGGTGGGAAAACTGGAATGGGAACATGGAGAGGTGAGAAGAGACTGAAAGCTTGAGACTCATCGAGGAGGAAAAATGCGTAAAGCCATGGCGGTGAAGGGAGGTGAGAAGATA
The sequence above is drawn from the Salmo salar chromosome ssa05, Ssal_v3.1, whole genome shotgun sequence genome and encodes:
- the LOC106605590 gene encoding zinc finger protein 79, which produces MDKDKFAVSHDSCSWLEMHQFIGDLMVSGGALGLKDAPTAAPGSAQPRQVQAKGESIREARDISGQQAQHHTCTCPGCPYSSSSSSFQTIKPRGTVSSQPEPSSTYSPELSQPQSQDKETSTQSPSPAPTTPTNQGTSSPSPLPQIPTFPCFCCRRGFQTCTQLLHHQQGAADFPFSQTHTHYHHHCPLTTCLPLHHSHPGLAPGTFPCLSCQHSFPSCSQLLRHQQGHKPPQNHVGGVTTVSPTLHPCMHCTASFPRPSQLLQHQRTQHAHKAGGFLCTECGRAFNSHSNLRIHLNVHTGSRPYSCPDCGKSFSQSGALKIHLRIHTGERPYACAYCGRGFPHLAGVRAHQRTHTGEKPYRCTQCGKCFTQSGALKIHTRIHTGERPFVCSLCGKGFSNRSGIRFHQRTVHGMVSDMGGGGGAGGSHRGRQSLDSSAAVGRLSANPNRIRNNPHTDVSSSITPAPTKILSPGSLLAPPGSGPTVTSDKEPQFQSSGVKIPSRRAEPGSSREGRAQLYTCEDCGLRFGDAPSRNRHQTLVHYSTEGVEEDDLGDTEGEG